The following coding sequences are from one Deferrivibrio essentukiensis window:
- the dmpI gene encoding 4-oxalocrotonate tautomerase DmpI, with product MPIITIEGPKVEDIQKKRDFVKEITKTTASYFNMPEESIIILIRENEPQNVSVGGRLIIDKNRK from the coding sequence ATGCCTATTATTACAATTGAAGGTCCAAAGGTGGAAGATATTCAGAAGAAAAGAGATTTTGTAAAAGAAATAACCAAAACCACCGCCAGCTATTTTAATATGCCAGAAGAGTCAATAATTATTCTTATCAGGGAAAATGAGCCGCAAAATGTAAGTGTAGGTGGCAGACTCATTATTGATAAAAACAGGAAATAA